Proteins co-encoded in one Aspergillus flavus chromosome 2, complete sequence genomic window:
- a CDS encoding ferric reductase has product MSYTWGSLFTGSKILFYILFWGSHILVFALGWYFQANNSRLDALNALKYSVWISRGAGLVLTFDGTLILLPMCRNIVKTLRPRIRWLPLDESIWFHRQVSYALLIFTILHVAAHYVNFYNVEKDNIRPVTAVQIHFTEAGGITGHVMLLCMMLMYTTAHHRIRQQSFETFWYTHHLFVPFMLALYTHATGCFVRDSTDPYSPFAGKDFWNHCIGYEGWRWELVAGGLYLLERLYREIRARRGTVITKVIRHPYDAMEIQFQKESMRYKAGQWLFIQVPEVSSNQWHPFTITSCPFDPYISIHVRQVGDFTRALGDALGCGPAQARDLEGLDPLGMYEVALENGQKMPQLRVDGPYGAPAEDVFENEIAVLIGTGIGVTPWASILKNIWHMRAGPNPPRRLRRVEFIWVCRDTSSFEWFQALLSSLESQSAYEAANEGRAEFLRIHTYLTQRLDDDTAANIYLNSVGQEVDPLTELKSRTNFGRPNFQRLFTAMRDGLQDGTYMPGLYAEFSTQIGVYFCGPNAAARQIREAAALSATKDIKFKFWKEHF; this is encoded by the exons ATGTCATACACATGGGGTTCTCTGTTCACTGGTTCTAAGATCTTgttctatatactattttggGGTTCCCATATTCTTGTGTTTGCACTTGGATG GTATTTCCAAGCAAATAATTCAAGATTGGATGCCCTCAATGCCCTGAAATATTCCGTCTGGATTTCAAGGGGTGCAGGCTTAGTATTGACATTCGATGGAACCCTGATTCTGTTGCCAATGTGCAGGAACATTGTCAAAACTCTCAGGCCTAGAATCCGATGGCTACCACTCGATGAATCAATATGGTTCCACCGCCAAGTCAGCTATGCTCTGCTTATCTTTACTATCCTTCATGTTGCCGCTCACTATGTCAA CTTTTACAATGTCGAGAAAGACAACATTCGACCCGTTACAGCCGTACAAATACATTTCACTGAAGCAGGGGGGATCACAGGTCATGTAATGCTCCTTTGCATGATGCTAATGTATACTACGGCTCATCATAGGATCCGCCAGCAGTCGTTCGAGACCTTCTGGTACACTCATCACTTATTCGTGCCTTTTATGTTAGCCCTCTACACTCACGCTACGGGTTGTTTCGTTCGCGACTCTACAGACCCATACTCACCCTTCGCGGGTAAAGACTTCTGGAACCACTGTATCGGATATGAAGGATGGAGGTGGGAGCTAGTAGCAGGTGGTCTTTACCTCCTCGAAAGGCTCTATCGTGAAATTCGAGCTCGGCGTGGAACGGTAATAACAAAGGTGATCCGCCATCCATACG ACGCCATGGAAATCCAATTTCAAAAGGAGAGTATGAGGTACAAGGCTGGCCAATGGCTTTTCATCCAAGTCCCTGAGGTGTCCAGCAACCAATGGCACCCCTTCACCATCACCTCCTGCCCGTTTGACCCGTACATCAGCATCCACGTCCGCCAAGTGGGAGACTTCACACGAGCCCTCGGCGACGCACTTGGATGTGGACCAGCACAAGCCAGAGACCTCGAAGGACTCGACCCGCTCGGAATGTACGAGGTAGCCCTTGAAAACGGACAAAAGATGCCTCAACTCCGCGTCGACGGGCCCTACGGAGCCCCAGCCGAGGATGTTTTTGAAAACGAAATCGCCGTTCTCATTGGAACCGGCATCGGCGTTACACCATGGGCATCCATCCTAAAGAACATCTGGCATATGCGCGCTGGACCCAACCCACCccgtcgtcttcgtcgtGTCGAGTTCATCTGGGTCTGCAGAGATACCTCTTCCTTTGAATGGTTCCAGGCTCTCTTATCCTCACTCGAATCCCAGTCTGCCTACGAGGCAGCGAATGAAGGACGAGCGGAGTTCTTGCGCATTCATACCTACCTCACACAACGTCTAGACGACGACACCGCCGCAAACATCTACCTCAACTCCGTCGGCCAGGAGGTCGACCCACTTACGGAGCTGAAGAGTCGGACCAATTTCGGCCGTCCGAACTTCCAGCGTCTCTTCACTGCCATGCGTGATGGCCTCCAAGACGGGACATACATGCCTGGCTTGTATGCCGAATTCTCAACGCAGATCGGAGTCTACTTCTGTGGACCCAATGCCGCTGCTAGGCAAATCAGGGAGGCAGCCGCGTTATCGGCGACTAAGGATATAAAGTTCAAGTTCTGGAAAGAGCACTTCTAA
- a CDS encoding putative SSU processome component Utp10 has product MASSLAAQLSQIAANSTNQLNLKAQRISHSQSLIFDRKVAGSQDFDTIYDICNEGFQELCELDPRFAQFERTIFSEQSKVQERTEMNAAQNKELDAVLETFLALVGGKLLLSPAVKAVEWLVRRFRYDGFDRLTVRQPWANRPCRIHEYNTEFTILTFLPYHTTPLFLNLLSILPEDLTPTFKILNPYKKSSVNPPRHPLVHSATTNKPFFAALNRYTIQVSKEQAGHHALLTFWAGIVTESVAGMLDSARSGRRNIEKENHDDIIMRVLPVLNDGLAMKDVAELVIGCYMVCVAIAQKASLHDKVLDSLMEAVAESWTEETVNSGLVCLAVLAQKKPDTTLPKRVFKAILRLENPLQQLSETSKQHRASQLLLGLVAGCVQDLSKQKDTARLDFLSLMFESELLGEAELGSGMAIVLRASSNSHKDGAMSLDAQTHLADLVQHFSRSESLRPIFQKTVAESSFDIAAIEQNLQTVIESAPAPKALEDIEMEDAEKEEEQDNFAPALKSLTGSSFKGSYLSTQSIPVYDNLVRAFALGIGAQEKLDAFANLPALDKGSAAKSPQYLSFFVRVFSGSYPIGTRVAALNMVSSFLTTASIDMDLQALLPFVLVTLADPSERVRREAAGILTIIGSLHKNKKGDAPGGVWARDTIYGQDKQPKNIQWTPGRDLQKVFERALLPGLEEYVIDPDHIGRVLEATLRGSSVSDSESSELKKAVRLSFFTCLCSHAVHVPLYAPKLGLLKLLNRVEKAGGTTRTKELGSLLKSWREMDRQQAKDVCEKERVPVSEMESQIVLTVTPKERDAITVLLSNVSPYSGSLSPSFVGAIFGRMKDVWAKVPEDRQALAAENLFEISLEQSDSPLVDGCKDVLRSVELPGAVLSQFLQKIPSTVTDMEGLGPAPKRRRTSQSNMVAMTVKDEAALSELMEKMTFILELVDSSSPETHPELADGLFQTLAALHHFKSQVQSGMSYLLSLALGSLLAIVSRSKTIGKPQFDTSVIRADLVVDCVRTTDSPQVQNAALLLVAGLSVIAPELVLHSVMPIFTFMGSSVLKKDDDYSVSVIDQTIDQVVPALIQSLRNQKRDVVSGTSELLLSFTAAFEHIPSHRRLRLFHALITKLGTQDFLFAVLSMLANRYSMDKDVLILMTGLVSDANAPVELATYSKYLGLVSDSLKAKPGISQVLLGIGSDDGREPQKVAVDLLRALAYLFRHSSLKSKMAKAFATEEGDEPQQIRALFSQILEQTLAIGDNMQDMKSVGQASGEVLSALFGTLSLVDFLDTIEVLLQRPNDELRRKVLRLLEGRLRQNPERDSPSQTRMLDFLSVLVKIVESSPDILLKHAAVACIDRIADKYGKKDPSKVIPAARVVASEVCIGQEDDRIRIMGVLCLASMAEVLGQAMIPALPDTLSRSLALLGLSLEDGKENARLHDAVYSLFSALFVHLPYMISASHLDKVLVLSYKSAMNDEFEEESRQEALRLMAKKVDASATFGAVDRNWQHAVQAGPEATKETLEVVSMAIEKHPKSSTSKNLPVITNILFKAFDLRREQLALGSDATFDLSDVDEIEETINEVTIKMIYKLNDSTFRPIFTKLLEWATTGVSKKDTQGSLARLTTFYKFLQVFFGTLQSIVTGYASYIIENVVSVLSKASPSNPNTKSLWLATMRLLKNAFEHDQDGKLDSILKP; this is encoded by the exons ATGGCATCGTCCCTCGCCGCGCAGCTGTCGCAGATTGCGGCAAACTCGACCAACCAGTTAAACCTCAAGGCGCAGAGGATATCGCATTCACAATCTTTGATTTTCGACAGAAAGGTCGCAGGGTCCCAAGATTTCGATACGATCTATGATATATGCAACGAAGGTTTCCAGGAATTATGCGAGCTGGATCCTCGATTTGCGCAATTCGAGCGCACGATCTTTAGCGAACAGAGCAAGGTGCAGGAGCGGACGGAGATGAACGCTGCCCAGAATAAGGAGCTAGATGCAGTCTTGGAGActtttcttgctttggtGGGAGGGAAGTTATTGCTGAGTCCTGCCGTAAAGGCCGTTGAATGGCTCGTTAGGCGTTTTCGGTACGATGGATTTGATCGATTGACTGTTCGACAACCGTGGGCTAACAGACCGTGCAGGATACATGAATATAACACGGAGTTTACGATCCTCACATTCCTTCCATATCACACCACCCCTCTGTTCCTGAATCTACTGTCCATACTCCCAGAAGATCTGACACCGACCTTTAAAATTCTCAATCCTTATAAGAAAAGCTCAGTCAACCCCCCGCGCCATCCGCTCGTGCACAGTGCTACCACAAACAAGCCATTCTTCGCAGCTTTAAATAGATACACCATCCAAGTCAGCAAGGAACAAGCAGGTCACCATGCGCTTCTGACATTTTGGGCTGGTATCGTAACAGAGTCCGTTGCTGGTATGCTGGATTCAGCGCGTTCGGGTCGACGAAAcattgagaaggaaaatcACGATGATATCATTATGCGAGTTCTTCCGGTTTTGAATGACGGGTTGGCTATGAAGGATGTAGCAGAGCTGGTCATCGGGTGCTACATGGTTTGCGTGGCTATTGCACAAAAGGCTTCTCTGCACGACAAGGTCCTCGATAGCTTGATGGAGGCTGTGGCAGAGTCTTGGACGGAAGAAACGGTGAACTCAGGTCTTGTCTGCTTAGCTGTCCTTGCGCAGAAGAAACCGGACACTACGTTACCAAAGCGTGTTTTCAAAGCCATCCTTCGATTAGAGAACCCTCTTCAGCAGTTGTCCGAAACTTCAAAACAACACCGGGCATCTCAACTACTACTTGGATTGGTGGCAGGCTGCGTACAGGACCTTTCGAAGCAGAAAGACACAGCCCGTCTTGATTTCTTGTCGCTTATGTTCGAGAGTGAGCTGTTAGGAGAGGCCGAATTGGGCAGTGGCATGGCAATAGTCCTGCGCGCTAGTAGCAATTCTCATAAGGATGGTGCTATGTCTCTGGATGCGCAAACCCACCTCGCGGATCTGGTACAGCACTTCAGCCGATCGGAATCCTTGCGTCCTATTTTCCAGAAGACCGTTGCGGAGTCATCCTTTGATATCGCTGCTATCGAACAAAACTTGCAAACAGTCATCGAGTCCGCACCCGCTCCCAAAGCCTTGGAAGACATAGAGATGGAAGAcgcggagaaggaagaggagcaagaTAACTTCGCACCTGCTCTAAAATCTCTGACCGGTAGCTCGTTCAAGGGCTCATATCTCAGCACCCAATCCATTCCGGTGTACGATAACCTTGTCCGGGCTTTTGCCCTGGGTATTGGAGCTCAAGAGAAGCTCGATGCATTCGCCAACCTGCCAGCTCTTGACAAAGGGAGCGCTGCAAAATCTCCTCAATatctgtctttctttgtccggGTCTTTTCCGGGTCATATCCCATTGGCACCAGAGTGGCTGCATTGAATATGGTATCTTCGTTTCTCACCACCGCCTCCATTGACATGGATCTCCAGGCGTTACTGCCTTTTGTTTTAGTCACTCTTGCTGATCCTTCAGAGCGAGTTCGTCGGGAGGCCGCTGGCATTTTGACTATCATTGGTAGCCtccacaagaacaagaagggtGATGCTCCAGGAGGTGTCTGGGCCCGTGACACAATTTACGGTCAAGACAAGCAGCCCAAGAATATCCAGTGGACCCCGGGTCGCGACTTACAGAAGGTTTTCGAGCGTGCTTTGCTCCCAGGATTGGAAGAATATGTCATTGATCCAGATCATATCGGTCGAGTCCTCGAGGCTACACTGCGTGGTTCGTCTGTTTCGGACTCGGAGTCTTCTGAGCTTAAGAAGGCTGTCCGATTAAGCTTTTTCACCTGCCTTTGCTCTCATGCTGTTCATGTTCCGCTCTATGCGCCCAAGCTTGGCCTTCTAAAGCTTCTCAACCGTGTCGAAAAGGCTGGTGGAACGACCCGTACTAAGGAACTTGGGTCTCTACTAAAGAGCTGGAGAGAGATGGACAGACAGCAGGCTAAGGATGTTTGCGAGAAGGAGCGAGTCCCCGTTTCAGAGATGGAGAGCCAGATTGTCCTGACAGTGACaccaaaagagagagacgCTATCACCGTTCTTTTATCGAATGTGAGCCCGTATTCGGGGTCCTTGAGTCCTTCTTTCGTCGGCGCAATCTTCGGTCGTATGAAGGATGTCTGGGCCAAGGTTCCTGAAGATCGTCAAGCTCTTGCCGCCGAGAATCTGTTTGAGATATCTCTGGAACAATCAGATTCGCCTCTGGTTGATGGATGTAAGGATGTCCTGCGCAGTGTAGAGCTTCCAGGAGCCGTGCTTTCTCAATTCCTTCAGAAGATCCCTTCCACGGTCACTGATATGGAGGGTCTTGGGCCAGCTCCTAAGAGAAGGCGCACCAGCCAGAGTAATATGGTCGCAATGACTGTCAAGGATGAGGCTGCTCTCAGTGaactcatggagaagatgacctTCATTCTTGAATTAGTAGATAGCTCGTCTCCTGAGACTCATCCGGAACTGGCCGATGGCTTGTTCCAAACGCTGGCTGCTCTTCACCACTTCAAGTCTCAAGTTCAGTCAGGAATGAGTTACCTGCTCAGCTTGGCACTTGGCAGCTTGCTGGCTATTGTCAGCCGCTCGAAGACCATTGGCAAGCCGCAGTTCGATACATCCGTTATTCGTGCCGATCTGGTTGTCGACTGTGTCCGCACTACCGACAGTCCTCAAGTGCAGAACGCAGCCCTTCTCTTGGTCGCGGGTCTGTCTGTCATTGCTCCTGAGTTGGTTCTCCACAGTGTGATGCCAATCTTCACTTTCATGGGCTCCAGCGTGCTCAAGAAGGATGACGACTACTCTGTTTCCGTGATCGATCAAACGATTGATCAAGTCGTTCCGGCACTCATTCAGTCGTTGCGTAACCAGAAGCGTGATGTTGTGTCAGGGACATCCGAGTTGCTGCTCAGCTTCACCGCTGCCTTCGAGCACATCCCTTCTCATCGCCGCCTCCGACTTTTCCACGCCCTTATTACCAAACTAGGAACGCAGGACTTCTTGTTCGCTGTTTTGTCCATGCTTGCGAATAGATATTCCATGGATAAGGATGTTTTGATCTTGATGACGGGCTTGGTTTCGGATGCTAATGCTCCTGTTGAGCTTGCCACGTACAGCAAGTACCTCGGACTGGTCAGCGACTCTCTCAAGGCGAAGCCTGGTATCTCACAAGTTCTTCTTGGAATCGGAAGTGATGACGGCCGTGAGCCTCAGAAAGTTGCAGTTGACCTTCTCCGGGCTTTGGCTTATTTGTTTAGGCACTCTTCTCTCAAATCAAAGATGGCCAAGGCTTTTGCAACAGAGGAAGGTGATGAACCTCAACAAATCCGCGCCCTCTTCTCGCAGATTCTGGAACAAACCTTGGCAATTGGAGACAATATGCAGGACATGAAGTCCGTCGGCCAGGCAAGTGGCGAAGTTCTCAGTGCACTGTTCGGAACCTTATCACTCGTCGATTTCCTCGACACGATCGAGGTGTTGCTTCAGCGTCCCAACGACGAACTGCGTCGCAAGGTTCTCCGGCTTTTGGAAGGCCGCTTGCGCCAGAACCCCGAACGCGATAGTCCTTCCCAAACCAGGATGTTGGACTTTTTGTCCGTCTTGGTCAAGATTGTCGAGTCTTCACCAGACATCCTGCTCAAGCACGCTGCGGTGGCTTGTATCGACCGCATAGCCGACAAGTATGGTAAGAAGGATCCGTCGAAGGTTATCCCCGCCGCGAGGGTTGTTGCTAGTGAGGTTTGTATTGGACAGGAGGATGACCGTATTCGCATCATGGGCGTGCTGTGTCTTGCCTCTATGGCCGAAGTCCTGGGCCAGGCCATGATTCCTGCGCTGCCGGACACACTCAGTCGCTCGCTGGCCTTGCTTGGATTGAGCTTGGAGGATGGCAAGGAGAACGCCAGGTTGCACGATGCCGTTTACTCCCTGTTTTCAGCTCTTTTCGTCCACCTCCCTTATATGATCTCCGCTTCTCATCTAGACAAGGTCCTTGTGCTCTCGTACAAGTCCGCCATGAACGATGAGTTTGAGGAGGAGAGCCGGCAGGAGGCGTTGAGACTTATGGCCAAGAAGGTTGATGCTTCTGCAACATTCGGCGCAGTCGACCGCAACTGGCAGCATGCCGTGCAAGCCGGACCAGAAGCTACGAAGGAAACTTTGGAAGTCGTCAGCATGGCCATCGAGAAGCATCCAAAGTCATCTACCTCGAAGAACCTACCCGTCATCACCAACATCCTTTTCAAGGCGTTCGATTTGCGTCGGGAGCAACTCGCATTGGGATCGGATGCTACTTTTGACTTGTCTGATGTGGACGAGATCGAGGAGACCATCAACGAGGTCACAATCAAGATGATTTACAAGCTCAACGACTCAACATTCCGTCCTATTTTCACAAAGCTCCTCGAGTGGGCAACAACCGGCGTTTCAAAGAAGGATACACAGGGCAGCCTGGCCCGGCTCACGACCTTCTATAAGTTCCTGCAGGTCTTCTTCGGTACCCTTCAG TCCATCGTCACCGGCTACGCCAGCTACATCATCGAGAACGTAGTATCAGTCCTCAGCAAAGCCAGCCCGTCCAACCCCAACACGAAATCTCTCTGGTTGGCAACCATGCGCCTGCTCAAGAACGCCTTCGAGCATGACCAAGACGGTAAGCTTGACAGCATTCTCAAACCCTAA
- the hamF gene encoding hamF (This gene encodes a protein of the homologs of ham-6 in N. crassa, was named hamF in a recent paper. Author: Xixi Zhao, UW-Madison), giving the protein MYDGSSLSDRGQANAFHRSTDQVGSAIEGFIWPKIFWDFMTKNLNGAVKPIPVLQILNLLMGLLGLAWEWPLKYFAGTLPHRSIEFRLILYPLSALLSMLLYQGTDPAIYYLVGIGVYFWAYSEGEYNDACSALELRPNDLKRHN; this is encoded by the exons ATGTATGATGGTTCCTCCCTGTCGGATAGAGGCCAAGCTAATGCATTTCACCGATCCACAGATCAAGTAGGCAGTGCCATCGAAGGTTTCATCTGGCCAAAGATTTTCTGGGATTTCATGACGAAGAACCTCAACGGCGCAGTAAAACCGATCCCAGTGTTACAAATTCTCAACCTGCTCATGGGATTGCTCGGTCTCGCATGGGAATGGCCACTGAAATACTTTGCTGGAACTTTACCGCACCGCAGTATCGAATTCCGCCTTATCCTATATCCTCTTAGCGCTCTACTTTCTATGCTCCTATATCAGGGAACCGATCCCGCCATCTATTACCTTGTCGGAATAGGTGTATACTTCTGGGCTTATTCCGAAGGCGAG TATAACGATGCGTGTTCAGCGCTTGAATTACGACCTAATGACTTGAAACGACATAATTAA
- a CDS encoding NRDE-2, necessary for RNA interference-domain-containing protein, with the protein MDSSSSQPEKKSIPRFASFKPRPAPPPEADRPPERRSRDSSEKEDKHGHHSKRHRSRHRHHRDHSRSRDRRRERKDIRHGHKEAYHSERELIPEHRSAPQDTVKLEEEASDLFVVDCKGDRYNIIYGTIHRYNVPFYHRIGRGSVLGLPSTYKIDRDTAEGDALIIKADAWRSDGSRTRSKSIISGVNTQKTKILRIRPAPTLDAAADASKDYLPLKASVHQKPSDISGDEGSDDEKYGYRSIHGKAKHEDNLPSDMEEVSDTNLSGDETVRVDPDKEIKQRSVELSRNVERNPTDVRAWIDLVEHQESLLKGSEGETRTLTYAEKKSLADIKISLYEKALKKIGDHASRDYLLLGLLEEGAKLWDTKKLSARWQTVLKSSPHFISLWVKYLDFRQTEFLDFTYERCYATFIDCMRLNRSASDNPEKSHVQVYLFLRLTLFMREAGFAEHAVGLWQAILELTLFQSGTIDSATAREEVLSAFMDFWDSEVARVGEVGAKGWRSGHNTLLEPRSFTPRLRVNSKSIFASWMSCEREHIHNARLPARSLDEENDDPYRVVLSTDLREVLSLVWGLASTDVLVDSFLYFCHLPPIAFSNDSKKTNHWMGDSFLRNEFMSSSDPALDRWVHKWNTNTRTTASVPVYFQNFVHSFDTLFADHEAWFSSIGPWATAVLNSQSDVDPEWVSKVLRSLVEAMPRNDHLAAYSIAVEFACDRIKAAKYAKSLLKKRPSSLWLYNVYALIERRSGNLEAADRVWETTLSMSQNSKMFTEREKADSVLLWHTYIWEMLEAGSLDYVSYLFNSIPQSSPSLKAPVDPKQYIFSPTSLLKTHNLLSDIQEALLAAGKANTISLFPHNTIFLSLFAWNESRFRIEERVRDTIMDITTKAHNRADQILTTQVPITSHLFSIFTELNRPIYAGSTPHSVRAAFEKAIGDQDPSTPTHHNTVSTARSSLTLWKLYILFELSQHDINRAKDVFYRGMRACPWSKELIMLAFSHLRADIIQERYPGASRKGDGMNFLELRSVYNVLIEKELRIHVDIEDELDELVAEMQQKTAALGLPIAMPEDADSEDERMQL; encoded by the exons ATGGATTCCTCTAGCTCTCAG CCAGAGAAGAAGTCCATCCCACGGTTCGCCAGCTTCAAGCCTCGACCAGCGCCTCCACCCGAAGCTGATCGGCCTCCCGAGCGCCGCAGTCGCGACAGCtccgagaaagaagacaagcaCGGCCACCACTCAAAAAGACACCGTTCGAGACACAGACATCACCGAGACCATTCCCGCTCGAGAGATCGCCGAAGAGAGCGTAAAGACATTCGTCATGGCCATAAGGAGGCGTATCATTCCGAACGGGAGCTCATTCCTGAGCACCGATCGGCCCCGCAAGACACCGTGAAGCTAGAGGAGGAGGCGTCCGATCTATTTGTTGTGGATTGTAAAGGTGACAGGTACAATATCATATACGGTACTATTCATCGTTACAATGTTCCATTCTACCACCGGATAGGTCGTGGTAGCGTGCTAGGCCTTCCTTCGACCTATAAGATCGATCGCGATACCGCCGAAGGAGACGCGTTGATCATAAAGGCAGATGCCTGGCGCTCCGATGGCTCAAGGACAAGGTCTAAGAGTATTATATCTGGGGTAAACACACAGAAGACGAAAATACTTCGGATACGACCAGCGCCTACGTTAGATGCTGCTGCAGACGCCTCGAAAGATTACCTTCCACTTAAGGCTTCCGTGCATCAGAAGCCCAGTGATATCTCAGGAGATGAGGGTTCAGACGACGAGAAATATGGCTATCGTTCAATTCATGGAAAGGCGAAGCATGAGGATAACCTTCCTAGTGACATGGAAGAAGTATCAGACACCAATTTGAGCGGTGACGAGACGGTGCGAGTCGACCCTGATAAAGAGATCAAACAGCGCAGTGTTGAGTTGTCCAGGAATGTTGAACGCAATCCCACCGATGTCCGTGCATGGATTGACCTTGTCGAGCATCAGGAATCTCTTCTGAAAGGTTCTGAAGGAGAAACGAGAACCCTCACGTATGCTGAAAAGAAGAGCCTGGCCGATATCAAGATATCTCTTTACGAGAAAGCCTTAAAAAAGATTGGGGACCATGCTTCTCGTGATTACCTTCTACTCGGACTTCTAGAAGAAGGCGCCAAGCTTTGGGACACGAAAAAGCTTTCAGCACGGTGGCAGACTGTTTTGAAATCAAGTCCTCATTTCATCAGCCTTTGGGTCAAATACCTGGATTTCCGGCAGACTGAATTTCTTGACTTTACTTACGAACGATGCTATGCTACATTCATCGACTGTATGAGATTAAACAGGTCTGCATCAGACAACCCGGAGAAATCCCATGTTCAAGTCTACCTCTTCCTTCGCTTAACACTTTTCATGCGAGAAGCAGGGTTCGCCGAACATGCAGTAGGTCTGTGGCAAGCAATTCTAGAGCTCACCCTCTTTCAATCAGGGACAATCGACTCTGCCACAGCTCGAGAGGAGGTGTTGTCAGCTTTCATGGATTTCTGGGATTCTGAAGTTGCGCGTGTTGGTGAAGTTGGCGCAAAGGGATGGCGGAGCGGCCATAATACTCTTCTGGAGCCCAGGTCCTTCACGCCGCGACTTCGAGTCAACTCCAAGTCTATATTCGCGTCTTGGATGTCATGTGAACGGGAACATATTCACAACGCTCGCCTTCCAGCTCGCAGCTTAGATGAAGAGAACGATGATCCTTATCGTGTAGTTCTCTCGACCGACCTTCGAGAGGTCCTATCCCTTGTATGGGGCTTGGCATCAACAGACGTATTAGTTGAcagctttttatatttctgcCATCTTCCTCCTATTGCATTTTCCAACGACtcgaagaaaacaaatcaTTGGATGGGTGACAGCTTCTTGCGAAATGAGTTCATGAGCAGCTCTGATCCCGCGCTTGATCGCTGGGTTCATAAATGGAACACTAATACTAGGACTACCGCTTCGGTGCCGGTTTACTTCCAGAATTTTGTTCATTCATTCGACACTCTCTTCGCAGACCACGAAGCATGGTTTTCCTCCATCGGTCCTTGGGCTACCGCCGTACTGAACTCTCAATCCGATGTCGACCCTGAATGGGTTTCCAAGGTATTGAGATCTTTAGTAGAGGCGATGCCACGAAATGACCATTTGGCTGCGTATTCAATCGCAGTGGAGTTTGCATGTGACCGCATTAAGGCAGCAAAGTACGCGAAATCCTTACTTAAGAAGCGGCCGTCCAGCCTGTGGCTCTACAATGTGTATGCTCTTATTGAACGTCGGTCAGGCAACCTGGAGGCTGCCGACCGTGTGTGGGAAACTACTCTATCTATGAGCCAAAACAGTAAGATGTTTACTGAGAGGGAGAAGGCCGATTCGGTTCTCCTTTGGCATACTTATATATGGGAAATGCTGGAAGCCGGGAGTTTAGATTATGTTTCTTATCTCTTCAATTCTATTCCTCAGAGCAGTCCTAGTCTGAAGGCTCCGGTGGATCCCAAACAATACATATTCAGCCCGACAAGTTTGCTGAAGACTCATAAT CTACTGTCAGATATTCAAGAGGCCTTGCTTGCAGCCGGAAAAGCCAATAC CATATCTTTATTCCCTCATAACACGATATTTCTGTCCCTCTTCGCTTGGAACGAGTCACGATTCCGTATTGAAGAGCGTGTCAGGGATACAATCATGGACATAACGACAAAAGCCCACAACCGCGCTGATCAAATTCTCACAACCCAAGTACCAATCACATCACACCTattctccatcttcaccgaACTCAACCGTCCTATTTATGCCGGTTCTACACCACACTCTGTTCGTGCGGCTTTTGAAAAGGCTATTGGTGACCAAGACCCCTCCACCCCAACACACCATAACACAGTCTCCACCGCCCGCTCCAGCCTCACGCTCTGGAAACTGTACATTCTCTTCGAGCTATCTCAACACGACATCAATCGTGCCAAAGATGTTTTTTACCGTGGCATGCGCGCCTGCCCTTGGTCCAAAGAGCTCATAATGCTTGCGTTCAGTCATCTCAGGGCAGATATCATTCAGGAGCGGTATCCTGGCGCATCACGGAAGGGTGATGGTATGAACTTTCTGGAGCTACGTAGTGTTTATAATGTCCTGATAGAGAAGGAATTGCGTATTCATGTCGACATCGAAGATGAATTGGACGAGCTTGTGGCGGAGATGCAGCAGAAGACAGCTGCGCTGGGATTACCAATTGCTATGCCGGAAGATGCCGATAGCGAGGATGAGAGGATGCAACTTTGA